DNA sequence from the Sulfurimonas sp. HSL3-7 genome:
TTCGGTGTCGATACGGATTTCTCTCTGCTGCGATCCGTTCTGCACGATCGCGTCGACGGCGTTGTTGATGATGTTGATCACGACCTGGACCATCTCGTTGCTATGCGTATGGATCATATACCCGTCTGTGCAGTTATTGAGCAGGGTGATGTTGTTGAACTGCAGGCGCGTCTTGGTAAATTCGGCGGCACGCTCGAGTATGGCGCGGATCGAGCTGCTTTCGGTCGTGTTCGTCGGTTTGAAATAGGTCTGGAAATCCTCCACGGTCTCGGAAAGATACTGCAGGGTCACGGAGACCTCCTCGAGTATTTTGTCGCGCTCGTCTTTCGGTCTGTCGCCGATCATCGCCTTGACGTTGTAGTTGGCGATCATCAGGCTCATGGTAGAGAGGGGTTGACGCCATTGGTGCGCGATCATACTCATCATTTCGCCCATGGCCGCAAGCCGCGACTGGGCGATGAGCATGTTCTCCTGCTCTTTGACCTCATCGATCTTCTGGGCCAGTTCGCGGTTGGACGTTTCGATCTGATCTTTTTGTCCGTTGAGCTCCTCATAGAGCGCCTCGCGCTCCTCCAGCGCTTTTGAGAGCTCGACTTCGTAACCGCTGCGCATCTTTTCAAAATAGTAGACCGACAAGGTAATGGCGGTGTAGCCCAGCGCCATCTGGATCAGCACATCAAATTCGAAAATAGGCGCTATCCACAGATAGTAGGCATTGGCCGTACTCCAGACGATGCCCGCCAGAATGAGCGCGCTCACCCTCAACCCGTGGCAGGTTCCCAGCAGCAGAAAGACGTAGATAGGCAGCGAAGCGGTCCAGAAGAGTGCGGACTCCTTGCCGTAACCCTCGACCGTCAACGCAAACACCGCCATGAAAGCCACCGTCCCGACCAGCAGATAGGAGGCGGCCATGAATGGCAGGTTGCGCCGCGACAGCAGGTAGGTCGTGATCAAAACGAGCAGCGCGAGTGTCTCCGCATAGGCCATCAGCATAAATTCATAGGTCACGCTGTTGTAGAGGTCGAACCCGAGGATAAGGATCGCAAAGAGCAGCAAAAGGTTTAAAAACGTGACCCTCGTTTTCTCGATCCCCGGACTCGCATGGACCGGGTGTAATAGTGCAGAAAGAATAATATTGTTAAACATGAACGCACTATATCAAATGATTCCATAGAACAATCGTAAATTCGGTGATTTCGGACGCTGCAAATCGCAGACCGGCAGTACCACCCTGCTCTTCCTGCTCCTCTTGTTCAGCGCTATGCGCAACGGTATACGGCTCTCTGCCGATGAAGAGATATTGCCTGAAACAGATCGGTATGTAACCCTTGTATTCGATAAATATGCTAGACTAACTTCATGGCAATACAACTTGAAAATCAGACGGAACTTCTTACAGGCGAACCTAAAAAATTTGCCGTATTTATGCTCAATGACGACTTTACGACATGGGAGTTCTGTATCCGTATCATCAGCACCGTATTTCACAAAACCGTCCAGGAGGCAGACGCTATTACGCACGATATCCATACCAAGGGAAAAGGGCTGTGCGGTGTCTACAGCTATGAGATCGCGGAGACCAAAGCCTCCATTGTGAGGCAGCAGGCCCGCAAAGAGGGTTTTCCGATGCGCTGTTCGGTTGAAGAGCAGTAAGAGGCAGATAATGGGACTCTATAAAAACCAGGCGGCCAAAGAAGCGGCATACGCGAGTTACGACAGGGTCATGACGCTTTGGCCGGTGCCCTATGAAGAGATCTGGGTGGAGACGGAGTACGGAAAGACCCACGTCGTCATCTCCGGAGCAGAAGGAAAGAAGCCGCTGTATCTGCTGCCGGGGCTCTTTGCCGATGCGACCATGTGGTATGCCAATGCAGGGGAGCTGGCCAAACACTGCCGAATCTACTGCCTGGATCATATCACCTACGGCGGCAAGAGCGAACCTTCGGGGAAAAAGGTGGCGCAGGTGGAGGATTATGCGGCCTGGTTTGAACAGATCATGCGGCACTTAGGCCACAGGCAGACAGCGGTAGCCGGGCTCTCCTACGGCGGCTGGCTGGCACTGGCGCTGGCCCGGGAAATGCCGAAACGCATTGCGGCCGTTATCATGCTGGACCCTTCCGAGAGCTTCATCAAGATGGACGGCGGGATTGTCTGGAAGGGGTTTTGGAATTTTGTCTTCTTCCCCAACCGCAGAAAATACCGCCGTTTCTTTGACTGGATGGGAGGCGGGTTCCGTACGCCGGCGTCGGATATCTGGCTGGAGCATATGGTGGACGTTATCGAACACGGTTCTGTCGGGATGTTTGACATCCCGCAGCACCGGATTTTCAGGCGAAATGAACTTGAGACGGTGCGTATGCCGCTCCTCATCATGGCCGGGGGCAAACCGATCCTCTACAAAGACCCGTCAGCCTTTGCCGCGGCAGCCGCCGAGGCGTTGCCCCATGCAAAGATCGAGATCGTTCCGCAGACGGGGCACGGCCTGCACATGGAGAAAGCCGGGCTTGTCAACCGTAAAATGGTGGATTTCCTGACGAAAAACTACCTCTGACCTACCGTTTTCGGCACAGCTGAACAGCGTCGGCTTCAACGGCGCGGACATCAAGGCGTTTCCGTCCCCAGTTACCGGCCGAATTCAATTACTCTATGAAAACATGGTATTATTATTAAAAGGAGGTATATCTTTATAGAAATCCTAACAAATATCGGAGACACAATGCCCCAATTTGAAAATCTGCACACGATCATGCCATGGGTGGATGACGCATTCAAAACTTTCTACAACACCATGCTTAAAGACAGTCGGCTCTCCATCTTTTTCGAGAACGAAGAACAGATCAAAGCGCTGATAGGGAAACAGAAAAGCTACTTTGTCGCTTCGCTCAAGATGTCCCGCGAGGAGATGCGTGACACCTACGTCCGCCTCGGCGAGTACCACTACCTTTTGAAGATCCCCTATATCGACTTCATCAAAGGAAGCGAAATCCTGCAGGAGCACTTTATTATCACCTCTTATCAGGCGAATGCCTCCAAAGAGCTTATCAGCGAGATCTACGAGTATTTCAAAATGATACAGGCGTTTACCGCCAAAGGGTACCTCAACAAGATGCTCGAAGAGGACAGCCAGGACATCGATCTTTTCGGCGAGAACATCGATACGATCGACCAGACCTATCTGC
Encoded proteins:
- a CDS encoding HAMP domain-containing sensor histidine kinase translates to MFNNIILSALLHPVHASPGIEKTRVTFLNLLLLFAILILGFDLYNSVTYEFMLMAYAETLALLVLITTYLLSRRNLPFMAASYLLVGTVAFMAVFALTVEGYGKESALFWTASLPIYVFLLLGTCHGLRVSALILAGIVWSTANAYYLWIAPIFEFDVLIQMALGYTAITLSVYYFEKMRSGYEVELSKALEEREALYEELNGQKDQIETSNRELAQKIDEVKEQENMLIAQSRLAAMGEMMSMIAHQWRQPLSTMSLMIANYNVKAMIGDRPKDERDKILEEVSVTLQYLSETVEDFQTYFKPTNTTESSSIRAILERAAEFTKTRLQFNNITLLNNCTDGYMIHTHSNEMVQVVINIINNAVDAIVQNGSQQREIRIDTEERPEHIILRISDTGGGIDEAIIDRIFEPYYSTKSKNGTGLGLYMAKMIVAKHNNGEIDAANNGGGCTFTLKLPKI
- a CDS encoding ATP-dependent Clp protease adaptor ClpS, which translates into the protein MAIQLENQTELLTGEPKKFAVFMLNDDFTTWEFCIRIISTVFHKTVQEADAITHDIHTKGKGLCGVYSYEIAETKASIVRQQARKEGFPMRCSVEEQ
- a CDS encoding alpha/beta hydrolase; translation: MGLYKNQAAKEAAYASYDRVMTLWPVPYEEIWVETEYGKTHVVISGAEGKKPLYLLPGLFADATMWYANAGELAKHCRIYCLDHITYGGKSEPSGKKVAQVEDYAAWFEQIMRHLGHRQTAVAGLSYGGWLALALAREMPKRIAAVIMLDPSESFIKMDGGIVWKGFWNFVFFPNRRKYRRFFDWMGGGFRTPASDIWLEHMVDVIEHGSVGMFDIPQHRIFRRNELETVRMPLLIMAGGKPILYKDPSAFAAAAAEALPHAKIEIVPQTGHGLHMEKAGLVNRKMVDFLTKNYL